Proteins co-encoded in one Schistocerca cancellata isolate TAMUIC-IGC-003103 chromosome 5, iqSchCanc2.1, whole genome shotgun sequence genomic window:
- the LOC126188629 gene encoding putative gustatory receptor 28b: MAGYVTGGFGLQIVTEVTFSFFNIVVNTYIVLAHLLRREAVSCDRPTGVILMDCLPWLLMSAWRLITIAYSSKAVVQQSNHTLELVNKLLLVSPQGDYERHTALQKFARQLSHSKLSYSSAGIFAVGTPLLTSCVATITTYLVILIQFSLAEITKQQNNNNSC, from the coding sequence ATGGCAGGATATGTCACCGGCGGATTTGGCCTACAGATTGTCACGGAGGTAACGTTTTCCTTTTTTAACATTGTTGTCAACACTTATATTGTGCTAGCACACCTCCTTCGGAGAGAAGCAGTTTCATGTGATCGACCGACGGGAGTGATTTTAATGGACTGTCTGCCTTGGTTGCTGATGTCAGCTTGGCGTCTGATCACCATAGCGTACAGCAGTAAGGCGGTCGTCCAGCAGTCCAACCACACGCTGGAGCTGGTCAACAAACTGCTGCTGGTATCGCCACAAGGGGACTACGAGCGCCACACAGCTCTGCAGAAGTTCGCCCGCCAGCTGAGCCACAGCAAACTCAGCTACAGCTCTGCAGGAATTTTCGCCGTTGGCACGCCGCTGCTAACCAGCTGTGTGGCCACCATCACCACCTACCTAGTGATCCTCATACAGTTCTCTCTGGCAGAaatcacaaagcaacaaaataataacaacaGCTGCTGA